One stretch of Negativicutes bacterium DNA includes these proteins:
- a CDS encoding AAA family ATPase: protein MNKIIAIVNQKGGVGKTTTAVNLAAALAQMSRRTLLVDLDPQGNSSSGLGIDKSRLKYNTYDLLLEGIAAHQIILATPQENLSIIPAAVELAAAEIEMVSLLSREYRLKEALASLRQYYEYIFIDCPPSLGLLTINALTAADSVLIPIQCEFFALEGVSQLTNTIHLVQKHLNKTLEIEGVLMTMYDNRINLAQQVVEDVRAHFGNRVYETVIPRNVRLSEAPSHGLPIALYDPRSKGAESYAALALEVIKHEH, encoded by the coding sequence TTGAATAAAATAATCGCAATCGTAAACCAAAAAGGCGGTGTTGGAAAAACCACAACCGCTGTCAATTTGGCCGCAGCCTTAGCGCAGATGAGCCGCCGCACCTTATTGGTTGATCTGGATCCGCAGGGCAACAGCTCCAGCGGTTTAGGGATTGACAAGTCCAGGCTGAAATACAATACCTACGACTTGCTGCTGGAGGGTATTGCCGCGCACCAGATAATTTTGGCAACACCGCAGGAAAATTTGAGTATCATCCCCGCTGCTGTGGAATTGGCTGCGGCTGAAATTGAAATGGTATCCTTGCTGAGCCGGGAATACCGCCTGAAAGAAGCGCTGGCTTCTTTACGGCAATATTACGAATATATCTTTATTGATTGTCCGCCTTCGCTGGGATTGCTGACGATCAATGCCCTGACTGCGGCGGATTCGGTTCTGATTCCCATCCAATGTGAGTTTTTCGCCCTGGAAGGAGTCAGCCAATTGACGAATACGATTCATTTGGTGCAGAAACATCTGAATAAAACCCTGGAAATCGAAGGTGTTCTGATGACCATGTATGATAACCGGATCAATTTAGCGCAGCAGGTTGTAGAGGATGTGCGCGCTCATTTTGGCAATCGCGTCTATGAGACGGTGATCCCACGCAATGTCAGGCTCAGCGAGGCTCCCAGCCACGGTTTGCCGATCGCCTTATATGACCCCCGCAGCAAAGGTGCCGAGAGCTACGCCGCTCTGGCGTTGGAGGTAATCAAGCATGAGCATTAA
- a CDS encoding ParB/RepB/Spo0J family partition protein, translated as MSIKKTGLGRGLSSLIPTESEVQTGEQIRQIAVSEIKANPYQPRRGFQTEGLQELANSIREHGVLEPLILRLVADGYELVAGERRWRAAALVGMTTVPAVVRLLSDQQAAEMALIENIQRQDLNAIEEATAYQRLILEFGYSQEELADKVGKSRPHVTNILRLLQLPREIQAELISGSISMGHARALLPLKPALQLLYVELIKSKNMSVRQLEDLVQATMRPDQAQVKEKAAALTKRLALLQHWESQLKTVLQTKARIKPKGKGGKIEIIYFDEEELQRLLDRLINSQPKAEEQ; from the coding sequence ATGAGCATTAAAAAAACAGGTTTGGGCCGGGGGTTAAGTTCTTTGATTCCCACGGAGTCGGAAGTGCAAACCGGGGAACAAATCCGGCAAATTGCGGTCAGTGAGATCAAAGCCAATCCATATCAACCCCGCAGAGGCTTCCAGACGGAAGGTTTACAGGAATTAGCCAATTCGATCCGGGAACACGGCGTGCTGGAACCTCTGATTTTGCGTCTTGTGGCGGATGGCTATGAATTGGTTGCCGGCGAACGACGCTGGCGGGCTGCCGCGTTGGTAGGAATGACAACCGTCCCGGCGGTTGTCCGCCTGTTAAGTGATCAGCAGGCGGCAGAGATGGCTTTGATTGAAAATATTCAGCGGCAGGACCTCAATGCCATAGAGGAAGCGACTGCTTATCAGCGCCTGATCCTGGAATTTGGCTATTCGCAAGAAGAATTGGCTGATAAAGTGGGCAAAAGCCGTCCGCATGTGACAAATATTTTACGTTTATTGCAGCTGCCCAGAGAAATCCAGGCCGAACTGATCAGCGGTTCCATTTCGATGGGACATGCCAGAGCCCTTTTGCCCTTAAAACCTGCCCTGCAGTTGTTGTATGTAGAACTGATCAAATCGAAAAATATGAGCGTTCGCCAGCTTGAAGATCTGGTACAGGCAACCATGCGGCCGGATCAAGCGCAAGTCAAAGAAAAAGCGGCGGCGCTGACGAAACGGCTGGCCCTGCTGCAGCACTGGGAATCGCAATTGAAAACGGTTCTGCAAACCAAAGCCCGCATCAAACCCAAAGGCAAAGGCGGTAAAATTGAGATTATCTATTTTGATGAAGAAGAATTACAGCGATTGCTGGATCGGCTAATCAACAGTCAGCCAAAGGCGGAAGAACAATAA
- a CDS encoding aminotransferase class V-fold PLP-dependent enzyme: MIYLDQAATSWPKPIRVVEAVNYLLTNIGANPGRGNYGLSMDAANMVQRTREKVADFFGLSSPRGVVFTANATEAINAVVQGLLKPGDHVITSSLEHNAVARTLFALESKGISTTKIYTSPECGFRLARVEEAIRPNTRMIVWNHASNVFGTLSDLDGLARLAHAYGLIFLVDAAQTVGSIPIDMEEMGIDYLACSGHKGLYGPQGVGLLLIRNQDTNLNIWRYGETGDYAEQLPMPKNLPDCFEAGTPNMPGIAGLGEGIDFIREQGLKKMYQNDLRKIETIYHALSEIDGVVLYGPAPGTEKVAILSFNILGMISTQVGLELNNRWDICVRTGLQSAYWAHETGGTLPYGTVRVSVGCFNTGQDLEELVEAVETLCYEVRKR, translated from the coding sequence ATGATCTATTTGGATCAAGCGGCGACCAGTTGGCCGAAACCGATCCGCGTTGTAGAAGCTGTCAATTATCTTTTAACCAACATCGGGGCCAATCCCGGCCGCGGCAATTACGGGCTATCCATGGATGCGGCAAACATGGTCCAGCGTACCAGGGAAAAAGTAGCCGATTTCTTTGGTTTAAGCAGTCCGCGGGGAGTCGTTTTTACCGCTAATGCGACCGAAGCGATCAATGCGGTAGTGCAGGGCTTGCTAAAACCGGGTGATCATGTCATCACCAGTTCGCTGGAACACAATGCCGTAGCAAGAACGCTTTTTGCCTTGGAAAGCAAGGGGATCTCCACAACAAAAATTTACACCAGCCCGGAATGCGGTTTTCGCTTAGCGCGCGTGGAGGAAGCAATTCGTCCCAATACCAGGATGATAGTTTGGAATCATGCCTCCAATGTGTTCGGTACCTTATCCGATTTGGATGGATTGGCGCGCCTGGCGCACGCGTATGGCTTGATTTTCCTGGTGGATGCGGCTCAAACGGTTGGCTCGATCCCAATTGATATGGAGGAGATGGGCATCGACTATTTGGCTTGCTCCGGTCACAAAGGTTTATACGGACCGCAGGGGGTTGGTTTGTTATTGATCCGTAATCAGGATACCAATCTGAATATTTGGCGCTACGGCGAGACCGGGGATTATGCCGAACAACTGCCGATGCCGAAGAATTTACCGGACTGTTTTGAAGCCGGTACACCAAACATGCCGGGGATTGCCGGGTTGGGAGAAGGGATTGATTTTATCCGGGAACAGGGTCTGAAAAAGATGTATCAAAATGATCTGCGAAAAATCGAAACAATCTATCATGCGCTCAGTGAGATCGATGGGGTTGTGCTCTATGGACCGGCGCCGGGAACGGAAAAAGTAGCGATCCTCTCCTTTAATATCCTGGGGATGATTTCCACACAAGTTGGGCTGGAGCTGAACAATCGCTGGGATATCTGTGTCAGAACCGGTTTACAATCCGCTTATTGGGCGCATGAAACCGGCGGCACGCTGCCGTACGGTACGGTGCGGGTCAGCGTAGGCTGCTTCAATACCGGCCAGGATCTCGAAGAATTAGTGGAAGCTGTGGAAACGCTCTGTTATGAGGTTCGCAAAAGGTAA
- a CDS encoding L-serine ammonia-lyase, iron-sulfur-dependent, subunit alpha, whose protein sequence is MDQVNPRDQAYIQILKEELVAALGCTEPIALAYAAAKARETLGALPERVHVEASGSIIKNVKSVIVPNTNHLKGIEAAAAAGIIAGKADCALEVLSEVSAEQIQQIQDYLDRNAIEVELSRSGLNFDILVSVEKGKESAKVRIANDHTNIVLIEKNGCALFSLDVTQPEDEHKTDRSLLNLVDIWDFITTVAPEEIKSVLARQMKYNMAIAEDGIHGHYGANIGRVILASYDSDDIRVKAKALTAAGSDARMSGCELPVIINSGSGNQGIAVSVPVILYARDLHVSEESLYRALALSNLIAIHIKSGIGTLSAYCGAVGAGAAAGCAIAYLHGGGLTEVVHTLVNALAIESGMICDGAKASCAAKIAMAVDAGLLGWQMYQHGQQFYAGDGIVSEDVEATIRNIYRLGKDGMKETNEEIIKMMISEKEKCDN, encoded by the coding sequence ATGGATCAGGTAAATCCCCGCGATCAGGCGTACATTCAAATTCTGAAAGAAGAATTAGTGGCGGCTCTGGGCTGTACAGAACCGATCGCTCTGGCTTATGCGGCCGCCAAAGCCAGAGAGACGTTAGGCGCCCTGCCGGAGCGGGTGCATGTCGAAGCCAGCGGCAGCATTATCAAGAATGTAAAGTCGGTTATCGTTCCCAATACCAACCACTTAAAGGGGATTGAAGCCGCCGCAGCCGCCGGCATAATAGCCGGAAAAGCAGACTGTGCACTGGAAGTTCTCAGCGAAGTGAGCGCAGAACAAATCCAACAGATTCAGGATTATCTGGACCGGAATGCAATCGAAGTCGAACTCAGCCGGTCCGGTTTGAATTTTGATATTCTCGTTTCGGTTGAAAAGGGCAAAGAATCGGCTAAGGTCCGTATCGCCAATGATCATACCAATATCGTCTTGATCGAGAAAAACGGCTGTGCGCTTTTTTCGCTCGATGTCACACAGCCGGAGGATGAGCATAAAACAGACCGTTCTTTGCTGAACCTGGTGGATATTTGGGATTTTATTACTACTGTTGCGCCGGAAGAGATCAAATCCGTCCTGGCGCGTCAGATGAAATATAATATGGCCATCGCGGAAGACGGGATTCACGGTCATTACGGCGCAAATATCGGCCGCGTAATTCTAGCTTCGTACGACAGCGATGATATCCGGGTAAAAGCCAAAGCGCTGACGGCGGCGGGTTCCGATGCCAGGATGAGCGGCTGTGAGCTGCCTGTGATTATTAATTCCGGTAGCGGCAATCAGGGGATTGCCGTTTCGGTACCGGTTATTCTCTACGCCCGCGATCTGCATGTATCGGAAGAATCGCTTTACCGGGCCCTGGCGCTTTCCAATTTGATTGCGATTCATATCAAATCAGGAATCGGTACGCTTTCCGCTTATTGCGGCGCGGTCGGAGCCGGAGCTGCCGCCGGTTGTGCGATTGCTTATTTACACGGCGGCGGCTTGACAGAAGTGGTTCACACCCTGGTGAACGCGCTGGCAATCGAATCCGGCATGATTTGTGATGGCGCCAAAGCCTCCTGCGCGGCCAAAATTGCCATGGCAGTGGATGCCGGTTTGCTCGGCTGGCAAATGTATCAGCATGGTCAGCAGTTTTACGCCGGCGATGGCATCGTCAGCGAAGATGTGGAAGCAACCATCCGCAATATTTACCGTCTGGGTAAAGACGGCATGAAAGAAACCAATGAAGAGATTATCAAAATGATGATCAGTGAAAAAGAAAAATGTGACAACTGA
- a CDS encoding glucose-1-phosphate thymidylyltransferase gives MFEVKDFFDLSQEPLAFLFADCELIWQVLPKINAAAVELAKGPILGSVHPTTVLEGAVAIGEGSLIEPHVYIKGPVYIGKNTVVRQGAYIRENNIIGDNCIVGHASELKGSILLTGAHAPHFAYVGDSVLGRDVNLGAGTKLANFKLSGDQVNIWLEGKRIPTGLRKFGAILGDAVSIGCNSVTAPGTVIGKNTWVYSMLSLRGYIAPNSLVKYDYNAEIVPKTL, from the coding sequence GTGTTTGAGGTAAAAGATTTTTTTGATTTGTCTCAGGAACCGTTGGCATTTTTATTTGCTGACTGCGAATTGATCTGGCAAGTCCTGCCGAAAATCAATGCAGCCGCAGTTGAACTGGCCAAAGGTCCGATTTTGGGCAGCGTGCATCCAACTACCGTTCTGGAAGGAGCGGTGGCAATCGGCGAAGGCAGTCTGATAGAGCCGCATGTTTATATCAAAGGACCGGTTTATATCGGCAAAAATACCGTGGTTCGTCAGGGTGCTTACATTCGGGAAAATAATATCATCGGAGACAACTGCATCGTTGGCCATGCCAGCGAACTGAAGGGATCGATTCTGCTGACCGGAGCGCACGCGCCGCATTTTGCCTATGTCGGCGATAGCGTGCTGGGGCGTGATGTCAACTTAGGTGCCGGGACGAAATTGGCTAATTTTAAATTGAGCGGTGATCAAGTCAATATCTGGCTGGAAGGCAAGCGGATCCCTACCGGTCTGCGCAAATTCGGCGCCATTTTGGGTGATGCCGTATCCATCGGCTGCAACAGTGTGACGGCGCCCGGCACAGTGATCGGCAAAAATACCTGGGTTTACAGCATGTTATCTTTGCGCGGCTATATTGCGCCAAATAGCTTGGTCAAGTATGATTACAATGCAGAGATCGTGCCAAAAACTCTTTAA
- a CDS encoding ABC-2 transporter permease has protein sequence MKGLLLKDLINLKSQMKILGLLLLFYIFLAYQNRDLAFLSGMLMILSVMLSITSIAFDERSRWDPYALTMPLSRRQLVFSKYILNLLLIAAGGLIIFGVLPFLGGINQESLLILAVTAASALLINSLLLPIMFKFGVEKGRYILVMLSLIPFVLTMLLPKSLRFDLTVLDQFSSLLAVVFFLFVLGAFAVSLLISVKIMEAKEL, from the coding sequence ATGAAAGGTTTACTGCTCAAGGATTTGATCAATCTAAAATCTCAGATGAAAATTTTAGGCCTCTTGCTGCTATTTTACATTTTCCTTGCGTATCAAAACCGCGATCTGGCGTTCTTAAGCGGCATGCTGATGATCTTATCGGTGATGCTGTCGATCACCAGTATTGCTTTTGATGAACGTTCCAGGTGGGATCCATACGCTCTGACCATGCCGCTCAGCCGCCGGCAGCTGGTCTTCAGCAAATACATCCTGAATTTACTCTTGATAGCGGCCGGCGGCCTGATCATTTTTGGCGTTCTGCCTTTTCTGGGCGGTATTAACCAGGAAAGTTTGCTCATCCTGGCTGTGACTGCCGCGTCGGCACTCCTGATAAACTCCCTCCTGCTTCCGATTATGTTCAAATTCGGCGTCGAAAAAGGCCGCTATATTTTAGTGATGCTGAGCCTGATTCCTTTTGTACTCACCATGCTGCTGCCCAAATCTCTCCGGTTTGATTTGACTGTTTTGGATCAGTTTTCATCCTTATTGGCAGTTGTTTTCTTTCTGTTCGTGCTTGGCGCGTTTGCAGTTTCGCTGTTGATTTCCGTAAAAATCATGGAGGCGAAAGAGCTGTAA
- a CDS encoding ABC transporter ATP-binding protein, translated as MQDALVIRHLNKHYSDFALQDLSLTLPRGTIMGFIGENGAGKSTTIKLILDLIKRDSGEILLLGQEPLRSSSMIREKIGVVMDEIGFPENMNAQQVNLILKMIYQTWDTTRFERYLEQFQLPVRKSIKEYSRGMKMKLGIAVALSHDSELLILDEATSGLDPIVREEILDVFQDFIQDEQKAVFISSHIISDLEKICDYITYIHQGKLVFSQNKEELKDQYGILHCTESQWQALDPTLVHGFRKNNFGMEVLVRRDRLQGDYLVDPASIEEIMIFYAKENLEK; from the coding sequence ATGCAAGACGCATTGGTCATTCGACATTTAAATAAACATTACAGCGATTTTGCCTTACAGGACCTTTCGCTGACATTGCCCCGCGGAACGATCATGGGTTTTATCGGTGAAAACGGCGCCGGTAAAAGCACAACCATCAAGTTAATCTTGGATCTGATCAAACGGGACAGCGGTGAAATCCTCTTACTTGGACAAGAACCACTGCGTTCTTCCTCCATGATTCGGGAAAAGATCGGCGTTGTGATGGATGAAATCGGCTTTCCGGAAAACATGAACGCACAGCAAGTCAATCTCATTTTAAAGATGATTTACCAAACCTGGGATACGACCCGTTTTGAGCGTTATCTGGAACAATTCCAGCTACCGGTTCGGAAAAGCATCAAGGAATATTCCCGCGGCATGAAAATGAAGCTAGGCATCGCCGTCGCGCTTTCACACGATTCTGAACTCCTGATTCTGGACGAAGCCACCAGCGGGTTGGATCCGATTGTTCGGGAAGAAATCCTGGATGTTTTCCAAGATTTTATTCAGGATGAGCAGAAAGCCGTCTTTATCTCCTCGCATATCATCAGCGATTTGGAGAAAATTTGCGATTATATCACCTATATCCACCAAGGCAAGCTGGTTTTCAGCCAAAACAAAGAAGAGCTGAAAGATCAATACGGAATCCTGCATTGTACAGAAAGCCAATGGCAGGCATTGGATCCAACGCTGGTGCACGGCTTCAGAAAAAATAATTTTGGTATGGAAGTATTGGTGCGCCGCGATCGGCTGCAGGGCGATTATCTGGTTGATCCCGCCAGCATTGAGGAAATTATGATTTTCTACGCAAAGGAGAATTTAGAAAAATGA
- a CDS encoding GntR family transcriptional regulator — protein MNILISNTGNKPIYEQIMDQLKTLILSGELKEGDALPSMRLLAKELRISVITTKRAYEELERQGFIFSIPGKGSYVAGQNMDFIREEHLRTLENYLQKAVEAAALCDISLQDLIETLTVIYKGE, from the coding sequence TTGAATATTCTGATCAGCAACACCGGCAATAAGCCGATCTACGAACAAATCATGGATCAGCTGAAGACGCTGATCCTCAGCGGCGAACTAAAGGAGGGTGACGCACTGCCTTCTATGCGGCTGCTGGCCAAAGAACTGCGGATCAGCGTGATTACTACCAAGCGCGCCTACGAAGAATTGGAGCGGCAGGGTTTTATTTTTTCCATACCCGGTAAAGGCAGCTATGTCGCCGGTCAAAATATGGATTTTATTCGGGAAGAGCATCTGCGCACATTGGAAAATTATCTGCAAAAGGCAGTGGAAGCGGCTGCTTTGTGCGATATTTCTCTGCAGGATCTGATTGAAACATTAACCGTCATTTATAAAGGAGAGTAA
- a CDS encoding AEC family transporter produces MENFILSFNVVMPLFLTMLFGYLLKLTHFLDDEFLAKLNRLSFNRILPIMLFMYVYDASGDLTQVFNFKLLAFALGSVSLTTLVLFLLIPKIEPEDRRRGVLIQAIFRSNFAIFGIPIANSLYGSAGAAVTAVVIAVVVPFFNILAVIVLETFRSGKTSLKTIFQQILKNPLIIGSVLGIFFLLTGLKLPVFLEKTVSDISKMATPLALLILGGSFHFSSVRAHLKQLILGVSGRLLLVPLVFLPLAMALGFRDVDLATLIALFGAPTAVSSYTMAQQMGGDSELADHLVVFTALFSVLTMFFWIYLAKSLGKI; encoded by the coding sequence ATGGAGAATTTCATCTTGTCTTTCAATGTTGTCATGCCTTTGTTTCTGACCATGTTGTTCGGCTATTTGCTCAAACTAACGCATTTTCTCGACGATGAATTTCTGGCGAAATTGAATCGGCTTTCTTTCAATCGGATTTTACCCATTATGCTGTTTATGTACGTTTACGACGCTTCGGGCGATCTTACTCAAGTGTTTAATTTTAAATTGTTGGCTTTTGCCCTTGGTTCTGTTTCGCTTACAACATTGGTGCTCTTCCTGTTGATTCCTAAAATCGAACCGGAGGATCGCCGCCGCGGCGTGCTGATCCAGGCGATCTTCCGCAGTAATTTCGCTATTTTCGGCATACCAATCGCAAATTCGCTGTATGGCAGTGCAGGTGCGGCGGTGACGGCCGTGGTTATCGCTGTGGTGGTGCCGTTTTTTAACATTTTGGCTGTGATCGTTCTGGAGACATTCCGCTCCGGTAAAACTTCGCTGAAAACGATTTTCCAACAAATTCTGAAAAATCCCCTGATCATTGGTTCCGTGCTGGGTATCTTTTTTCTGCTGACCGGTCTCAAACTGCCAGTCTTCCTGGAAAAAACCGTCAGTGATATTTCTAAAATGGCTACCCCGCTGGCTTTGCTTATTTTAGGCGGTTCCTTCCATTTTTCCAGCGTCAGGGCGCATCTGAAGCAATTGATTTTGGGAGTCAGCGGGCGTTTGCTGCTCGTACCGCTTGTTTTTCTTCCCCTTGCCATGGCTTTGGGGTTCCGGGATGTGGATTTGGCGACTCTGATCGCACTCTTTGGCGCTCCTACCGCTGTTTCTTCTTATACCATGGCGCAGCAAATGGGTGGTGACAGCGAATTGGCCGACCATTTGGTGGTCTTCACGGCGCTTTTTTCAGTTTTAACCATGTTCTTCTGGATTTATCTGGCCAAATCCCTGGGTAAAATTTAA
- a CDS encoding M81 family metallopeptidase: MKLAIGGISHETNVFSPLATPLSEWRIVEGQAMLENARGKKTNIGGILEIADREGWQILPTLLAGATPSKPTDAGSYAWLKQHLLQPMRQEQPDAVLLCMHGAMMAEGTDDPEGDIVEAVRQIIGDKPLIVTLDLHGNNTAAMAAGCNAIFGFDTNPHIDSYERAKEAAECLANLLQGRITPVTAHAHAAMLPPTINMRTEEGPMVELFQLARAWEAKPGMINVSVFGGFPFCDVPYAGFNVIATADRDRQLAQAACDAICDRAWQIRAQFLKPIADVKTAMAQAKVLLAQNPLLPVMLADVADNPGGGGSGDTTELLREMIAENLPKTAAALIWDPKTVEKAFAVGVGNTAEFAIGGKAEPAYGAPIVVTAKVKTLSDGIFAATGPMGRGNLWNIGHCARLEVGNVQILLGSIRTACNDADIFRHLGVEPTQQRLLLIKSRGHFRASFTPLASSILEVDAPGAANPNLKRYPYRRIHTWPLDEA, translated from the coding sequence ATGAAATTAGCAATCGGCGGGATCAGCCACGAAACCAACGTATTTTCACCTTTAGCAACACCCTTATCCGAATGGCGGATAGTCGAAGGCCAGGCGATGCTGGAGAATGCCCGCGGTAAGAAGACCAATATCGGCGGTATTTTGGAAATTGCCGACCGGGAAGGCTGGCAGATTCTGCCTACGCTCTTAGCCGGTGCCACACCCTCCAAACCAACCGATGCCGGGAGCTATGCCTGGCTGAAGCAGCATTTATTGCAGCCGATGCGTCAGGAACAGCCCGATGCCGTGCTGCTTTGCATGCATGGCGCCATGATGGCGGAGGGAACCGATGATCCGGAAGGAGATATCGTAGAGGCGGTGCGCCAAATCATTGGCGACAAACCGCTGATCGTGACCCTGGACCTGCACGGCAACAATACGGCTGCGATGGCGGCAGGCTGCAATGCTATTTTTGGTTTTGATACGAACCCCCACATTGACAGTTACGAACGAGCCAAAGAAGCGGCGGAATGCCTGGCGAATTTGCTGCAGGGACGCATCACTCCCGTGACTGCGCATGCTCACGCAGCCATGCTGCCGCCTACGATTAATATGCGGACCGAAGAAGGCCCCATGGTCGAACTCTTTCAGCTGGCCAGAGCCTGGGAAGCGAAGCCCGGCATGATCAATGTTTCTGTTTTTGGCGGTTTCCCTTTCTGCGATGTGCCGTATGCCGGGTTCAATGTGATTGCCACGGCCGATCGGGATCGTCAGCTGGCGCAGGCTGCCTGTGACGCCATTTGTGACCGCGCCTGGCAGATCCGGGCTCAGTTCCTCAAACCAATCGCCGACGTGAAGACAGCCATGGCGCAGGCCAAGGTTCTTTTGGCGCAAAATCCGCTGCTGCCGGTCATGCTGGCCGATGTGGCAGATAACCCGGGCGGCGGCGGTTCCGGTGATACAACGGAATTATTGCGGGAAATGATCGCAGAAAACCTGCCCAAGACGGCAGCCGCCCTGATCTGGGATCCAAAAACAGTGGAAAAAGCATTTGCGGTAGGTGTGGGCAATACGGCAGAGTTCGCCATCGGCGGCAAGGCCGAGCCGGCTTACGGCGCTCCGATTGTAGTAACCGCCAAAGTCAAAACGCTTTCCGATGGTATTTTTGCCGCGACCGGGCCGATGGGCAGAGGCAATCTCTGGAATATTGGTCATTGTGCGCGTTTGGAAGTGGGCAATGTGCAGATCCTGCTCGGTTCCATCCGAACCGCCTGCAATGATGCCGATATCTTCCGCCATCTGGGTGTCGAACCGACACAGCAGCGCTTATTGCTGATCAAATCCCGCGGGCATTTCCGTGCCTCTTTTACCCCGTTGGCCAGCAGCATTCTTGAAGTGGATGCTCCCGGAGCGGCCAATCCGAATTTAAAGCGTTATCCCTATCGGCGCATCCATACCTGGCCCCTGGACGAGGCATAA
- a CDS encoding MFS transporter — translation MDKLYSRWGKAFLTIIFCSLLFNIGMGLQTAINANFVVDELGLDDQQYGLVAGIREMPGLITVILAIPAAYLAGNVYTAVTVLITAAGLFLYSQSKTFGFYMIATIIYSCGFHLFTPAQQSLVLNMSKPEEKASRLGMLNSVGAIGTLLASFAVSRLGNILKFRDFYLIGTLTCILAAAFIYFSRRTNDKLKVRKSYVFRWKYKNYYIMQLLVGARRHINSTFAALALVSLYNVPVTTIATLMLIANFAAIFTRPLLGGIIDRWGEGKALTFNYTIVALLFLGYAFIGNVAFLYVIFIVDNVFLGFEVAITTFLSKIAPQSDIAPSLAMGSTINHISGVLAPIVGSMLWKIDPKLTFITGSLLCLCSLYQSWKLPDPNTFEIAAETDA, via the coding sequence ATGGATAAACTCTATTCCCGCTGGGGAAAGGCCTTCCTGACGATCATCTTTTGCTCCTTGCTGTTTAACATCGGCATGGGTTTACAGACTGCCATCAATGCAAACTTCGTGGTGGACGAATTGGGTCTTGATGATCAGCAATATGGTCTGGTGGCTGGTATCCGCGAAATGCCCGGCTTAATCACTGTAATTTTAGCCATTCCCGCCGCTTATCTGGCCGGTAATGTTTATACTGCCGTCACTGTGCTGATTACGGCTGCCGGCCTGTTTCTCTATTCGCAGTCCAAGACGTTTGGGTTCTATATGATTGCAACCATCATCTACTCCTGTGGCTTCCATCTGTTTACGCCTGCTCAGCAATCACTGGTTTTGAATATGTCCAAACCGGAAGAAAAAGCCTCCCGCCTGGGTATGCTCAATTCGGTCGGGGCCATCGGTACTTTGCTGGCTAGTTTTGCCGTCAGCCGCCTGGGCAACATTTTAAAATTTCGCGATTTCTACTTGATTGGCACGCTGACGTGTATTCTGGCGGCTGCTTTCATTTACTTTTCCCGCCGCACAAACGATAAGCTCAAAGTGCGTAAGTCCTATGTTTTCCGTTGGAAGTATAAAAACTATTACATCATGCAGCTGTTGGTCGGCGCCAGGCGCCATATCAACAGTACGTTCGCTGCCTTGGCGCTGGTTTCTCTTTACAATGTGCCGGTGACGACGATTGCCACACTGATGTTGATTGCGAATTTCGCCGCCATCTTTACCCGGCCTTTGCTGGGTGGGATTATCGATCGCTGGGGCGAAGGCAAAGCGCTGACTTTTAATTATACCATTGTCGCTCTGCTCTTTTTGGGATATGCCTTTATCGGCAATGTCGCTTTTCTCTATGTGATCTTTATTGTCGATAATGTTTTTCTGGGCTTTGAAGTGGCAATCACCACCTTCCTTTCCAAAATCGCGCCGCAGTCAGACATTGCGCCTTCTCTGGCGATGGGTTCCACCATCAACCATATTTCCGGTGTGCTGGCTCCCATCGTGGGCAGCATGCTCTGGAAGATCGATCCTAAGCTGACATTTATTACCGGCAGTTTGCTTTGTCTCTGTTCGCTCTATCAATCCTGGAAGCTGCCGGACCCCAATACCTTTGAAATAGCGGCGGAGACGGATGCCTGA